In Paenibacillus sp. FSL M7-0420, a single genomic region encodes these proteins:
- a CDS encoding peptidylprolyl isomerase, whose protein sequence is MKQALIRLEQGPEVRLELFDQEAPGTVANFEKLANSGFYNGLAFQRVVRGFVAQGGCPDGNGRGGTDPIPCETQGNPHKHVRGALSMAHFGPGTGSCQFFICYDTFDYLDGWHTVFGRVTEGMEHVDALRRGAVMQEVCVW, encoded by the coding sequence ATGAAGCAGGCTTTGATCCGTCTGGAGCAGGGGCCGGAGGTTCGGCTGGAGCTGTTCGATCAGGAAGCGCCGGGAACCGTAGCCAATTTTGAAAAGCTTGCGAACAGCGGCTTTTACAACGGTCTGGCCTTTCAGCGTGTGGTTCGCGGCTTTGTTGCCCAGGGCGGCTGCCCCGACGGCAACGGCAGAGGCGGCACAGATCCCATTCCCTGTGAGACGCAGGGGAATCCCCATAAGCATGTGCGCGGGGCGCTGTCTATGGCGCATTTTGGACCAGGCACGGGGTCCTGCCAGTTTTTTATCTGTTATGATACGTTCGATTATCTGGACGGCTGGCATACGGTATTCGGCAGGGTTACGGAAGGAATGGAGCATGTCGATGCCCTGCGGCGCGGAGCGGTCATGCAGGAGGTCTGCGTCTGGTAA
- a CDS encoding ABC transporter substrate-binding protein: MRKGITGVAILLLLTLMISACSNGNNASSTNVAQTPAASQEPAAGEPKDGGSLIIGVASDPVVLNPNYAGDRVSLTIDQALYAPLFQVNNGKKTFYLADSLTPSSDNLTYTLKLKDGLTWHDGEKLTADDVVFTIDSILDEKQNSFLRANFLIGDKAIKAVKVDDLTVEFKLPQVSPAFEATLVQVFPIPKHIYENETNIEKSTKNASPVGSGPFKFKEYKAGEYLTLERFDNYFGGKPHLDSVTYRIAKDTNAANLALQNGEINVQYLDPKDVPTIQATNNFEILPYSEGRLAYLMFNANSDTGALAKKEVRQALSLALSRDELIQTAYTSGEYADPAKSFLTPDALYFTNDVPTFDNDAAKAKELLATAGESNLKLRYIVQSGNKAQEAISLYVQQKLKAIGVEVELQNMDSSAWVQKFIDLKATDYELALTGYIMGYDPDAYRILFTTDSSSNYSHYSNSEVDKLMNDGAGEADPAKRAEIYKKAQELVAEDAPIYPIAYTKTVVAVSKNYGGVDEAVLKPVVIFEDLSKIYKK; the protein is encoded by the coding sequence ATGCGTAAAGGGATAACAGGGGTTGCTATTCTACTATTATTAACACTGATGATCAGTGCATGCTCCAATGGGAATAACGCTTCATCTACCAATGTCGCACAGACACCGGCTGCATCACAAGAGCCAGCCGCCGGCGAACCGAAGGATGGAGGCAGTCTGATTATAGGGGTCGCTTCCGATCCGGTAGTGCTGAATCCGAACTATGCGGGTGACCGTGTCAGCCTGACCATTGACCAGGCCCTGTATGCTCCGCTGTTCCAGGTGAACAACGGCAAGAAGACCTTCTACCTGGCCGATAGCCTGACACCGTCAAGCGATAATCTGACGTATACATTGAAGCTCAAGGATGGATTGACCTGGCATGATGGAGAGAAGCTGACGGCGGATGATGTGGTATTCACCATCGACAGCATTCTTGATGAGAAGCAGAACAGCTTCCTGCGTGCCAACTTCCTGATTGGCGACAAAGCGATTAAGGCTGTCAAGGTCGATGACCTGACTGTGGAGTTCAAGCTGCCGCAGGTCAGCCCGGCTTTTGAAGCCACGCTGGTACAGGTATTCCCGATTCCGAAGCACATTTACGAGAATGAGACCAACATTGAGAAGAGCACGAAGAACGCTTCTCCTGTCGGCTCCGGTCCCTTTAAATTCAAGGAATACAAGGCCGGCGAGTATCTGACGCTGGAACGCTTCGACAACTACTTCGGGGGCAAGCCGCATCTGGATTCGGTCACTTACCGGATTGCCAAGGATACCAATGCTGCGAATCTGGCTCTGCAGAATGGCGAGATTAATGTACAGTATCTGGACCCGAAGGATGTTCCTACGATTCAAGCGACGAATAATTTTGAGATTCTCCCGTATAGCGAAGGCCGCCTCGCCTATCTGATGTTCAATGCGAACAGCGATACCGGTGCCCTCGCCAAAAAAGAAGTCCGGCAAGCCCTGTCTTTGGCCCTCAGCCGCGACGAGCTGATTCAGACGGCGTACACTTCCGGCGAATATGCTGATCCGGCAAAGTCCTTCCTGACTCCGGATGCACTGTACTTCACGAACGATGTCCCTACCTTTGACAATGATGCTGCCAAGGCGAAGGAACTGCTGGCCACTGCCGGTGAGAGCAACCTGAAGCTCCGGTATATCGTACAGAGCGGTAACAAGGCGCAGGAAGCCATCTCGCTGTATGTGCAGCAGAAACTGAAGGCAATCGGCGTAGAGGTTGAATTGCAGAACATGGATTCCTCGGCCTGGGTGCAGAAATTCATTGATCTGAAGGCGACCGACTATGAGCTGGCTCTGACCGGCTATATCATGGGGTATGATCCGGATGCGTACCGTATCCTGTTCACTACGGACAGCTCATCCAATTACTCGCATTATTCCAACAGTGAAGTCGACAAGCTGATGAATGACGGTGCAGGCGAAGCAGATCCGGCCAAGCGTGCAGAGATCTACAAGAAAGCACAAGAACTGGTAGCTGAAGATGCGCCGATCTATCCGATTGCTTATACGAAGACTGTTGTAGCTGTCTCTAAGAATTACGGCGGAGTTGATGAGGCTGTCCTGAAGCCGGTCGTCATCTTCGAAGACCTGTCCAAGATTTACAAGAAATAA
- a CDS encoding ABC transporter permease: protein MRQLIVRRLLQTLPMLFFVSVVCFTMIKLAPGDPVLSFVTPNMHADDIERIRHNLGLDKPAYIQYFIWIKEMVQGNFGYSLVNHQPVLDQILDRLPATAGLMGSAIALAVLLAIPLGLVAGANRNRWVDKLINFIAYIGISIPLFWLAILLMYLFAIKLHLLPSMGMRTIGVESPLDVLKHGILPCTVLAFSFLSGYVRYIRSSTIGQLKEEYVQIQYAFGSKKSTILFRHVLKHVLLPVITLIGMSMGDLVAGAIVTETVFSWPGIGSLGMTAVKGMDYPVIMGITLFSSLMLIFGNLVADILYSVVDPRIKLKG, encoded by the coding sequence ATGAGACAACTCATCGTCCGAAGGTTGCTGCAAACATTGCCGATGCTGTTTTTTGTATCGGTGGTCTGTTTTACCATGATTAAGCTGGCTCCGGGAGATCCGGTGCTGTCTTTCGTGACGCCCAATATGCACGCTGATGATATTGAGCGCATCCGCCATAATCTGGGGCTGGATAAGCCTGCTTATATCCAATATTTCATCTGGATCAAAGAGATGGTCCAGGGCAATTTCGGGTACTCGCTGGTCAATCACCAGCCTGTGCTGGATCAGATTCTGGACCGCCTGCCCGCAACTGCGGGTCTGATGGGCAGCGCCATTGCCCTGGCCGTCCTGCTGGCCATTCCGCTGGGCCTCGTGGCCGGTGCGAACCGCAACCGCTGGGTAGACAAGCTAATCAATTTTATCGCTTATATCGGCATCTCTATCCCCTTATTCTGGCTGGCGATCCTGCTGATGTATCTGTTCGCGATCAAGCTGCACCTGCTTCCAAGCATGGGCATGCGCACCATTGGTGTGGAATCGCCGCTGGATGTGCTGAAGCACGGGATATTGCCTTGTACGGTGCTGGCCTTCAGTTTCCTGTCCGGGTATGTACGTTATATTCGCTCCAGCACGATCGGACAGCTTAAGGAGGAGTATGTGCAGATCCAGTACGCTTTTGGCTCGAAGAAATCCACCATTCTGTTCCGGCATGTGCTGAAGCATGTACTGCTGCCGGTGATTACTCTGATCGGTATGTCGATGGGAGATCTGGTGGCCGGGGCGATTGTTACGGAAACGGTGTTCTCCTGGCCGGGGATCGGCTCCCTGGGGATGACGGCGGTGAAGGGGATGGATTATCCTGTCATTATGGGAATTACCCTGTTCTCTTCCTTAATGCTGATCTTCGGTAATCTGGTGGCAGATATTCTTTACAGTGTTGTCGATCCAAGAATCAAACTGAAGGGGTGA
- a CDS encoding ABC transporter permease, which produces MNRSKWKNLQSELFTNGLGVAALVILTVFTLGAVFAFLSGHDPNAMDAMARLTKPGAAHLFGTDDYGRDYLSRALYGGRVSLLVGFASMVVATFVGVLVGVISGYFGGWIDNLLMRMLDIIMSIPSFLILLLLSVYLKPSIGNLIIIIALLMWMNVARVVRAETLTIKEREYVLYAKASGQSAFGMIWRHILPGLVPVIIVGATNNIASAIMMESSLSFLGFGVQPPNATWGSMLNSAQGYIAQAPYLALFPGLMILFTVLSFNVLGDIVRVGFEPKLIRR; this is translated from the coding sequence ATGAATCGCAGTAAATGGAAAAACTTGCAGTCCGAGCTGTTTACGAACGGTCTGGGTGTCGCTGCTCTTGTCATATTGACGGTGTTTACACTGGGGGCGGTCTTTGCCTTCCTGTCCGGTCATGATCCGAATGCCATGGATGCCATGGCCCGCCTGACGAAGCCCGGCGCCGCGCATCTGTTCGGCACCGATGATTATGGCCGCGACTATCTGTCCAGAGCCTTATACGGAGGCCGGGTCTCGCTGCTGGTCGGGTTTGCCTCCATGGTCGTAGCAACCTTTGTGGGTGTGCTGGTTGGGGTAATCAGCGGATATTTCGGCGGCTGGATCGATAATCTGCTGATGAGGATGCTGGATATTATCATGTCGATCCCGTCCTTCCTGATCCTGCTGCTGCTCAGCGTCTATCTGAAGCCGAGTATCGGCAATCTGATCATTATTATTGCTCTCTTGATGTGGATGAATGTGGCCCGTGTCGTCCGCGCGGAGACCCTGACGATCAAGGAAAGGGAGTACGTGTTATATGCCAAAGCCTCGGGACAGAGTGCCTTCGGCATGATCTGGCGGCATATCCTTCCGGGGCTGGTACCAGTGATTATTGTAGGGGCGACGAATAATATTGCCTCGGCCATTATGATGGAATCGTCGCTCAGCTTCCTCGGCTTCGGGGTACAGCCCCCGAATGCCACGTGGGGGAGTATGCTGAACAGCGCACAGGGGTATATTGCCCAGGCGCCTTATCTGGCGCTGTTCCCCGGGCTGATGATCCTGTTTACCGTGCTGAGCTTCAATGTGCTGGGAGATATTGTGCGGGTCGGCTTTGAACCTAAGCTGATCCGAAGATAG
- a CDS encoding ABC transporter ATP-binding protein: protein MTERLLTVENLQVSFATRDGENQAVRGVSFHIDAGETVGIVGESGSGKSVTAKAVMSLITPPGHMTAGKLEFRGKSLKGLTEKQWRSLRGNRIAMVFQDPMTSLNPVKRIGQQLTEVIRRHRGLDKTAAYTEAAELLRQVGIRDPEQRLKQYPHEFSGGMRQRVMIAMALSCRPELLIADEPTTALDATIQAQILDLFKELKERGDTAVALITHDLGVVAQVCTRVIVMYGGLVMEEGTVQDIFYRPQHPYTQGLLRSIPKRGGGERERLIPIEGTPPDLLNPPPGCPFMDRCPHAFARCSERPPVVEFAPGHRSMCWLTEDTEEKTAVTAGRDFT from the coding sequence ATGACTGAACGGCTGCTGACTGTTGAGAATTTACAGGTTTCCTTCGCTACCCGGGACGGGGAGAATCAGGCCGTCCGTGGAGTTAGCTTCCATATTGATGCGGGTGAGACCGTAGGCATTGTCGGAGAATCCGGCAGCGGCAAAAGCGTTACAGCCAAGGCGGTCATGTCACTGATCACACCGCCGGGGCATATGACTGCCGGGAAGCTGGAGTTCCGCGGCAAGAGCCTGAAGGGGCTTACGGAGAAGCAGTGGCGGTCCTTGCGGGGCAACCGGATTGCGATGGTCTTCCAGGACCCGATGACCTCGCTGAACCCGGTCAAGCGAATCGGCCAGCAATTGACAGAGGTTATCCGCAGACACCGGGGACTGGATAAAACGGCTGCGTATACCGAAGCGGCGGAGCTTCTCCGCCAGGTCGGCATCCGTGATCCGGAGCAGCGGCTGAAGCAATATCCGCATGAATTCAGCGGAGGGATGCGCCAGCGGGTGATGATCGCGATGGCGCTCTCCTGCCGCCCGGAGCTGCTGATTGCCGATGAGCCTACCACCGCGCTGGATGCGACCATCCAGGCGCAGATCCTCGATCTGTTCAAAGAGCTGAAGGAACGGGGAGATACAGCGGTTGCGCTTATCACCCATGATCTGGGAGTAGTAGCCCAGGTCTGCACGCGCGTCATTGTCATGTATGGCGGACTGGTTATGGAGGAGGGGACGGTGCAGGATATCTTCTACCGGCCTCAGCATCCGTATACGCAGGGCTTGCTGCGTTCCATACCGAAGCGCGGCGGCGGTGAACGTGAGCGGCTGATTCCGATCGAGGGCACACCGCCCGATCTGCTGAATCCCCCGCCCGGCTGCCCGTTCATGGACCGTTGTCCGCATGCCTTCGCCCGCTGCAGTGAACGTCCTCCGGTAGTCGAATTTGCACCGGGGCACCGCTCGATGTGCTGGCTGACCGAAGATACAGAAGAGAAGACAGCAGTTACAGCGGGGAGGGATTTCACTTGA